In Mercenaria mercenaria strain notata chromosome 13, MADL_Memer_1, whole genome shotgun sequence, a single window of DNA contains:
- the LOC123528491 gene encoding kelch-like protein 24 isoform X2 — translation MLEKHIFKEMEKFMNSEEFSDIKVKVGVEVFKCHKIVLASWSAYFHGLFMSGMTEVTQGVVELKAIEADEFRDILTVMYTGQCEINKSNVQGLLYAASYLQIMSVEEACVEFVMNTLHKSDKERNLHYLKVSRQLNLTKLTDHILGFIASEYQIYEDYEEFLGSLCFDDMKQLLRSESLSCSSEDEICTAVLSWIDFDLDGHRQYAKELVKEIRYLALSNDFMSKTFLEHEAIKENADLEDLKQLCLEYLSKPRLQFEYIGDPVAAHRRGHKLLDVIAVCNPTSIDFLQYEEGEDGTFTYSHPAVLDNHKEEFGKFEDVKPTSISACNCGRSEILVSTGKKIYHFNGLTGAWTSGLEHLVSSQTNCLLYDQRTDYIYSVVVTHDMLFIEKCKLDSENRPGKWKMEVQKEIKQKASFVVHTRTCAYMMNDNIFFVKDGVAPEHKHASVFEYNTVTKSIRVVSVLPAEFTGSIAVPHRSLVFLVDIFGNAILRVSDDGHCIEKYGKIGHDIPNMPEDLMQNFGACICKGKLIKIGGRNYRYPRTGSYSVVDYDLCLHVTNIQHIHNLFNFENKDTVCLKLTILPHSLK, via the coding sequence ATGcttgaaaaacatatattcaaaGAAATGGAGAAGTTTATGAATTCCGAGGAATTCTCTGATATAAAGGTTAAAGTTGGGGTGGAAGTGTTCAAGTGCCATAAAATAGTTCTAGCCTCTTGGAGTGCATATTTCCATGGTCTATTTATGTCAGGAATGACAGAGGTAACACAGGGGGTTGTGGAGTTGAAAGCAATTGAGGCAGACGAGTTCCGGGACATATTGACAGTCATGTATACAGGCCAATGTGAGATTAATAAATCAAACGTTCAGGGACTACTTTATGCAGCTTCTTACCTTCAAATTATGTCTGTCGAAGAGGCATGCGTGGAATTTGTTATGAACACATTGCACAAATCTGACAAAGAAAGAAACCTGCACTATCTGAAGGTTAGTCGTCAGTTGAATTTGACAAAACTGACAGATCATATACTAGGTTTTATTGCCAGTGAATATCAAATCTATGAAGATTATGAGGAATTTTTAGGTTctttgtgttttgatgatatgAAACAATTGCTCAGATCAGAAAGCTTAAGTTGTTCATCAGAAGATGAAATTTGCACTGCTGTGCTGTCGTGGATTGATTTTGATTTGGATGGTCACCGGCAGTATGCAAAAGAGCTTGTCAAAGAGATACGGTACCTGGCTCTGTCAAATGACTTTATGAGTAAGACTTTCTTAGAACATGAAGCTATTAAAGAAAATGCAGACTTGGAAGACTTGAAGCAGTTGTGCTTAGAATATTTGTCTAAGCCTAGGTTGCAGTTTGAATACATTGGGGACCCGGTAGCGGCACACAGGCGTGGGCACAAGCTTTTGGACGTTATTGCAGTTTGTAATCCAACAAGTATAGATTTTTTGCAGTATGAGGAGGGTGAAGATGGCACTTTCACCTACTCACATCCTGCTGTATTAGATAATCATAAGGaagaatttggaaaatttgaagaCGTCAAACCAACAAGCATATCAGCTTGTAATTGTGGAAGGTCTGAAATTCTGGTATCTACTGGAAAGAAAATATACCATTTTAATGGTCTGACCGGTGCCTGGACTTCTGGACTAGAACATTTAGTCTCATCCCAAACTAACTGTTTACTCTATGACCAGAGAACAGATTATATATACAGTGTTGTTGTTACACATGATATGTTGTTTATAGAGAAATGTAAACTTGACAGTGAAAATAGACCTGGAAAGTGGAAAATGGAAGTACAGAAAGAAATTAAACAGAAGGCCAGTTTTGTTGTTCATACTAGAACATGTGCTTATATGATGAACGATAATATTTTCTTCGTAAAAGATGGTGTTGCACCAGAACATAAGCATGCTTCTGTATTTGAGTATAATACAGTAACAAAGTCTATCAGAGTAGTTAGTGTTTTACCGGCAGAGTTTACGGGTTCGATTGCCGTGCCTCACAGAAGCCTTGTTTTCTTAGTGGATATCTTTGGGAACGCAATATTGAGAGTATCTGATGATGGCCACTGTATTGAGAAGTATGGTAAAATTGGTCATGATATACCGAACATGCCGGAAGATTTGATGCAAAATTTTGGTGCTTGTATATGTAAGGGAAAACTTATCAAGATAGGCGGCAGAAACTACCGCTATCCACGGACAGGTTCTTATTCTGTTGTTGACTATGATTTATGTTTACATGTGACAAACATTCAACACATACATAATCtcttcaattttgaaaataaggACACAGTGTGTTTAAAACTGACTATTTTGCCACATTCTCTGAAGTGA
- the LOC123528491 gene encoding kelch-like protein 24 isoform X1, with the protein MFADHLPYVFDPIFDSRSSSEQDMDSEENDYENGSDGCPMPEVPQRIMLEKHIFKEMEKFMNSEEFSDIKVKVGVEVFKCHKIVLASWSAYFHGLFMSGMTEVTQGVVELKAIEADEFRDILTVMYTGQCEINKSNVQGLLYAASYLQIMSVEEACVEFVMNTLHKSDKERNLHYLKVSRQLNLTKLTDHILGFIASEYQIYEDYEEFLGSLCFDDMKQLLRSESLSCSSEDEICTAVLSWIDFDLDGHRQYAKELVKEIRYLALSNDFMSKTFLEHEAIKENADLEDLKQLCLEYLSKPRLQFEYIGDPVAAHRRGHKLLDVIAVCNPTSIDFLQYEEGEDGTFTYSHPAVLDNHKEEFGKFEDVKPTSISACNCGRSEILVSTGKKIYHFNGLTGAWTSGLEHLVSSQTNCLLYDQRTDYIYSVVVTHDMLFIEKCKLDSENRPGKWKMEVQKEIKQKASFVVHTRTCAYMMNDNIFFVKDGVAPEHKHASVFEYNTVTKSIRVVSVLPAEFTGSIAVPHRSLVFLVDIFGNAILRVSDDGHCIEKYGKIGHDIPNMPEDLMQNFGACICKGKLIKIGGRNYRYPRTGSYSVVDYDLCLHVTNIQHIHNLFNFENKDTVCLKLTILPHSLK; encoded by the coding sequence GTCCCCCAAAGGATTATGcttgaaaaacatatattcaaaGAAATGGAGAAGTTTATGAATTCCGAGGAATTCTCTGATATAAAGGTTAAAGTTGGGGTGGAAGTGTTCAAGTGCCATAAAATAGTTCTAGCCTCTTGGAGTGCATATTTCCATGGTCTATTTATGTCAGGAATGACAGAGGTAACACAGGGGGTTGTGGAGTTGAAAGCAATTGAGGCAGACGAGTTCCGGGACATATTGACAGTCATGTATACAGGCCAATGTGAGATTAATAAATCAAACGTTCAGGGACTACTTTATGCAGCTTCTTACCTTCAAATTATGTCTGTCGAAGAGGCATGCGTGGAATTTGTTATGAACACATTGCACAAATCTGACAAAGAAAGAAACCTGCACTATCTGAAGGTTAGTCGTCAGTTGAATTTGACAAAACTGACAGATCATATACTAGGTTTTATTGCCAGTGAATATCAAATCTATGAAGATTATGAGGAATTTTTAGGTTctttgtgttttgatgatatgAAACAATTGCTCAGATCAGAAAGCTTAAGTTGTTCATCAGAAGATGAAATTTGCACTGCTGTGCTGTCGTGGATTGATTTTGATTTGGATGGTCACCGGCAGTATGCAAAAGAGCTTGTCAAAGAGATACGGTACCTGGCTCTGTCAAATGACTTTATGAGTAAGACTTTCTTAGAACATGAAGCTATTAAAGAAAATGCAGACTTGGAAGACTTGAAGCAGTTGTGCTTAGAATATTTGTCTAAGCCTAGGTTGCAGTTTGAATACATTGGGGACCCGGTAGCGGCACACAGGCGTGGGCACAAGCTTTTGGACGTTATTGCAGTTTGTAATCCAACAAGTATAGATTTTTTGCAGTATGAGGAGGGTGAAGATGGCACTTTCACCTACTCACATCCTGCTGTATTAGATAATCATAAGGaagaatttggaaaatttgaagaCGTCAAACCAACAAGCATATCAGCTTGTAATTGTGGAAGGTCTGAAATTCTGGTATCTACTGGAAAGAAAATATACCATTTTAATGGTCTGACCGGTGCCTGGACTTCTGGACTAGAACATTTAGTCTCATCCCAAACTAACTGTTTACTCTATGACCAGAGAACAGATTATATATACAGTGTTGTTGTTACACATGATATGTTGTTTATAGAGAAATGTAAACTTGACAGTGAAAATAGACCTGGAAAGTGGAAAATGGAAGTACAGAAAGAAATTAAACAGAAGGCCAGTTTTGTTGTTCATACTAGAACATGTGCTTATATGATGAACGATAATATTTTCTTCGTAAAAGATGGTGTTGCACCAGAACATAAGCATGCTTCTGTATTTGAGTATAATACAGTAACAAAGTCTATCAGAGTAGTTAGTGTTTTACCGGCAGAGTTTACGGGTTCGATTGCCGTGCCTCACAGAAGCCTTGTTTTCTTAGTGGATATCTTTGGGAACGCAATATTGAGAGTATCTGATGATGGCCACTGTATTGAGAAGTATGGTAAAATTGGTCATGATATACCGAACATGCCGGAAGATTTGATGCAAAATTTTGGTGCTTGTATATGTAAGGGAAAACTTATCAAGATAGGCGGCAGAAACTACCGCTATCCACGGACAGGTTCTTATTCTGTTGTTGACTATGATTTATGTTTACATGTGACAAACATTCAACACATACATAATCtcttcaattttgaaaataaggACACAGTGTGTTTAAAACTGACTATTTTGCCACATTCTCTGAAGTGA